Proteins encoded by one window of Thermobaculum terrenum ATCC BAA-798:
- the glgX gene encoding glycogen debranching protein GlgX — translation MNFTFCPGKPYPLGATWDGSGVNFALFSPGAEKVELCIFNNPFEEKESVRIPVTNKTNYIWHVYLPEARPGLLYGYRVYGPYDPARGLRFNHNKLLIDPYAKAIAGDIKWSDDVFGYRITGHDDQDLIASETDSSPYVPKSVVVDTSFTWGDDKRPNIPWKDTIIYELHVKGFTQLHPGLPENLRGTYAGLAHHEIIKYLKDLGVTAVELLPVHHFVRDRYLVEKGLTNYWGYNTIGFFAPDSAYSSSGFMGQQVHEFKTMVRKLHKAGIEVILDVVYNHTGEGNHFGPTLSFKGMANDRYYRLSPDSPRFYIDYTGTGNTLDTTEPYSLRLIMDSLRYWIQEMHVDGFRFDLAATLGREAHHFDKFGSFLDIISQDPVISQVKLIAEPWDLGEGGYQLGNFPEGWAEWNDRYRDNIRRFWRGDPGQVRELGWRLSGSSDIFASGGRGPNASINYVTSHDGFTMRDLVSYNSKHNEANGEGNKDGTDNNLSWNCGFEGETDNQAVLSLRRRQIRNFLTTLLVSQGTPMILHGDEVGRTQRGNNNAYCQDNETTWQPWDLEEWQRELLEWTKQVIAFRKAHPVLRRGEYYKGQIIEGYGTKDLTWLRPDGREMTEEDWLNQEIRAFGMLLSGASALECVDDNILVIFNASKRNITFYLPQPPSGLRWQLVLDTSNPRYQETLNRRVAKNYRLAPTSMAIFKYPIQSPRTES, via the coding sequence GTGAATTTTACATTCTGTCCGGGAAAGCCGTATCCATTAGGAGCAACATGGGACGGAAGCGGGGTGAACTTTGCCCTGTTCTCTCCTGGTGCTGAGAAAGTAGAGCTATGTATTTTCAATAATCCTTTCGAGGAGAAAGAGAGCGTTAGGATTCCGGTAACCAATAAAACCAACTATATATGGCATGTATATCTGCCGGAAGCAAGGCCCGGACTGTTATACGGTTACAGGGTTTATGGGCCCTATGACCCTGCTAGAGGGTTAAGATTCAACCATAACAAGTTACTCATAGATCCCTATGCCAAGGCCATAGCAGGAGATATAAAGTGGTCCGATGATGTCTTTGGATATAGGATTACGGGCCATGACGACCAGGACCTGATAGCCTCTGAAACAGATAGCTCACCTTACGTACCTAAGTCGGTAGTTGTGGATACAAGCTTTACTTGGGGAGACGACAAAAGGCCCAACATTCCCTGGAAAGATACGATCATCTATGAGCTCCACGTGAAAGGCTTCACGCAGCTACACCCTGGCCTGCCAGAAAATCTCAGAGGTACGTACGCTGGGCTAGCTCACCACGAGATTATAAAGTACCTGAAAGATCTTGGTGTCACCGCAGTGGAGCTACTTCCAGTACATCACTTCGTGCGCGATAGGTACCTTGTTGAAAAAGGACTAACTAATTACTGGGGATACAACACGATCGGTTTCTTCGCCCCAGATTCAGCATATAGCTCTTCAGGCTTTATGGGGCAACAAGTGCATGAGTTCAAAACTATGGTTCGGAAGCTCCACAAGGCAGGCATAGAGGTGATATTAGATGTCGTATATAACCACACAGGAGAAGGTAACCATTTTGGACCCACTTTGTCCTTCAAAGGGATGGCTAACGATCGCTACTATAGGTTATCTCCTGACTCCCCACGTTTCTACATAGACTACACCGGTACAGGTAATACGTTAGATACAACCGAGCCATACTCTCTAAGGCTAATTATGGATAGCCTTAGATATTGGATCCAGGAAATGCATGTCGATGGCTTTAGATTTGACCTGGCAGCCACCTTGGGAAGAGAAGCTCATCACTTCGATAAGTTTGGATCATTCTTAGATATCATCAGCCAAGACCCAGTTATATCTCAGGTAAAACTCATAGCGGAGCCGTGGGACCTGGGAGAAGGTGGCTATCAATTAGGAAACTTCCCAGAAGGATGGGCTGAATGGAACGATAGATACAGAGATAACATCCGTCGCTTCTGGAGAGGAGATCCAGGTCAAGTCAGAGAGCTCGGTTGGCGTCTATCTGGAAGCAGCGATATATTCGCCTCAGGGGGAAGAGGTCCCAATGCTAGCATCAACTATGTTACCTCCCATGATGGCTTCACCATGCGGGACCTGGTCAGTTACAACTCCAAACATAACGAGGCCAACGGTGAAGGTAACAAAGATGGTACTGATAACAATCTTAGTTGGAATTGTGGCTTTGAGGGAGAAACAGACAATCAGGCAGTATTGTCACTTCGAAGAAGGCAGATTCGTAATTTCCTGACTACCCTGCTTGTTTCCCAAGGCACGCCCATGATCCTCCATGGGGATGAGGTTGGTAGAACTCAGAGGGGAAACAACAATGCTTACTGTCAGGATAATGAAACCACCTGGCAACCTTGGGATCTAGAGGAATGGCAGCGAGAACTCCTGGAGTGGACTAAACAGGTCATAGCTTTCAGAAAAGCTCATCCCGTGTTACGCAGAGGCGAATACTATAAAGGCCAGATTATAGAAGGCTATGGCACCAAGGACCTTACATGGCTAAGGCCAGATGGCAGGGAAATGACTGAAGAGGACTGGTTGAACCAAGAAATAAGAGCCTTTGGTATGCTCCTGTCGGGAGCGTCAGCTCTAGAATGTGTTGACGATAACATCCTGGTGATATTCAATGCGAGCAAGAGGAATATCACCTTTTACCTGCCACAACCCCCATCGGGACTTAGATGGCAGCTGGTCTTGGATACTAGCAACCCTAGATATCAGGAGACCCTAAATCGCAGAGTTGCTAAGAACTACAGGTTAGCTCCCACGTCTATGGCAATTTTTAAGTATCCTATTCAAAGCCCGAGAACAGAATCATAA
- a CDS encoding phosphotransferase has product MNNKLYISNKYNNLVEALHDALERASLDLQLPAYLESNRWFGAHTRHLQSARFERWVEVPNSGGACLCVVTAIDASNNLTDYLLYLRPAEPEEEQTEIADGMQFEDARQALLRLLTDDQSLSGFRLDAVAEVVTTPRCEGEGRTLQGEQSNTSVILDESCIMKLYRKLEQGRNPEIELGRYLSNLRFDKTPSLLAFLKLSSSDGYDVDALVLHEYVPNQGDCWSWALQKARLFLENVEQDSEAGAWLDQETETLQGASNIGSTLAEFHSLLARADIEGLQPEQASQQDFDNWVESVQNEANNALEALNRVQYPDESLKNLVAEATSLQPDPPSQLGLKTRIHGDLHLGQLLVGKDRFLIIDLEGEPAKPLFERNSLESPLVDVAGMLRSWNYVAMSLSKQYPEKKTLLSIWENLVSNQFLRSYIDAADSSDTKFLPQDDQSTRQLLDLFKLRKALYELRYELDYRPDWVDIPAVSIKNLLESNLR; this is encoded by the coding sequence GTGAACAACAAGCTATATATAAGCAACAAGTATAACAACCTTGTTGAAGCCTTGCATGATGCACTTGAAAGAGCATCGCTTGATCTACAACTACCTGCCTATCTTGAATCCAATAGATGGTTTGGTGCCCATACAAGGCATCTCCAGTCTGCCAGGTTCGAGCGATGGGTAGAGGTTCCAAATTCAGGCGGAGCATGCCTGTGCGTTGTCACCGCAATAGATGCAAGCAACAACCTTACTGATTATCTACTATATCTGCGGCCTGCTGAGCCAGAAGAAGAGCAGACGGAGATCGCCGATGGCATGCAGTTCGAAGATGCTAGGCAAGCCCTGTTACGGCTATTGACAGATGATCAAAGCTTATCGGGATTCAGGCTGGACGCCGTAGCAGAAGTGGTAACTACCCCAAGGTGCGAAGGTGAGGGCAGGACGCTGCAAGGAGAACAGAGTAATACCTCTGTAATACTAGATGAGTCTTGCATTATGAAGCTGTATCGTAAATTGGAGCAGGGTAGAAACCCAGAAATAGAGCTTGGCAGATATCTCAGCAACTTGCGCTTCGATAAGACCCCCTCACTGCTGGCGTTCCTCAAGCTATCTTCATCGGATGGTTACGACGTGGATGCATTAGTGCTCCACGAATACGTACCCAACCAGGGAGATTGCTGGTCCTGGGCACTGCAAAAAGCCAGACTCTTTCTCGAAAATGTTGAACAAGATTCTGAAGCCGGAGCATGGCTAGATCAGGAAACAGAAACTCTACAAGGTGCTAGCAACATAGGAAGCACATTAGCTGAATTCCATTCCCTGCTAGCCAGGGCTGATATAGAAGGGCTACAACCTGAACAAGCATCTCAACAAGATTTCGATAACTGGGTTGAGTCGGTACAAAATGAAGCTAACAATGCGCTGGAAGCCCTCAACCGCGTTCAATACCCAGACGAATCACTCAAGAACCTGGTTGCAGAAGCAACCTCTCTGCAGCCAGATCCTCCAAGTCAACTCGGCTTAAAGACAAGGATTCATGGGGACTTACACCTAGGACAGCTACTAGTTGGTAAAGACAGGTTCCTGATCATAGATCTGGAAGGAGAACCAGCAAAGCCGTTATTCGAGAGGAATTCACTCGAGAGTCCCCTTGTAGATGTGGCTGGCATGCTCAGATCCTGGAACTACGTAGCTATGTCGTTGTCCAAACAGTATCCTGAGAAGAAAACACTTCTTTCCATATGGGAGAATCTAGTAAGCAACCAATTTTTGAGATCTTACATTGATGCTGCCGACTCATCAGACACCAAGTTCCTCCCACAGGATGACCAAAGCACCAGACAACTACTCGATTTATTCAAACTCCGCAAAGCTCTATACGAACTCAGGTATGAACTTGACTACAGACCAGACTGGGTAGACATACCTGCAGTATCTATCAAGAACTTGCTGGAGAGTAATCTGAGGTGA
- the treS gene encoding maltose alpha-D-glucosyltransferase, whose translation MSNLNDDPTWYKDAIIYEVGVRCFFDSNNDGSGDIPGLTAKLDYIESLGVTAIWLLPFYASPLKDGGYDISDYRSLHPDFGTIEDFKVFLDEAHRRGIRVITELVLNHTSDQHQWFREARSNPNSPYRDYYVWSDTDDKYKDARIIFIDTERSNWTWDQEAGKYYWHRFFSHQPDLNYDNPKVQQEILDIVGYWLDMGVDGLRLDAVPYLYEREGTNCENLPETHEFLKKLRKFVDDNWPNRMLLAEANQWPEDVVAYFGNGDECHMAYHFPIMPRMYMALRREDRHPITEILRRTPPIPETCQWALFLRNHDELTLEMVTDEERDYMYHEYAKDPRMRLNLGIRRRLAPLLDNSERRIQLMHLLLFTLPGTPIIYYGDEIGMGDNVYLGDRDGVRTPMQWSGDRNAGFSRANPQALYLPPIRDPVFTYEAVNVEAQEQVPTSLLNWMKRTIQIRKKYPVFGRGSIRFLQPSNRAVLAYIRQYQDTTILCACNLSRFCQAAELDLSDFKGLYPVELYGKTVFPQIGELPYLLTFGPHVFYWFELKPQEQLP comes from the coding sequence ATGAGCAACTTGAATGATGATCCAACTTGGTACAAAGATGCCATTATCTATGAAGTAGGTGTCCGATGCTTTTTTGATTCAAATAACGATGGCAGTGGAGATATACCAGGACTGACTGCCAAGCTTGACTACATCGAGTCTCTAGGTGTTACAGCCATATGGCTGCTTCCCTTTTACGCCTCTCCCCTCAAGGATGGAGGCTATGACATTTCCGACTACAGATCTCTTCACCCAGACTTTGGAACTATCGAAGATTTTAAGGTCTTCTTAGACGAAGCCCATAGGCGTGGTATTAGAGTAATTACTGAGCTTGTACTGAACCATACCTCAGACCAACACCAATGGTTCAGAGAGGCCCGCAGCAATCCTAACTCTCCTTACAGGGACTACTACGTATGGAGCGATACGGACGATAAATATAAAGACGCTCGCATAATATTTATAGATACCGAGCGATCTAACTGGACTTGGGATCAGGAAGCAGGCAAATACTACTGGCATAGGTTCTTCAGCCATCAGCCTGACCTCAATTACGACAACCCAAAGGTACAACAAGAGATCCTTGACATAGTAGGTTATTGGCTCGACATGGGAGTAGACGGATTAAGGTTAGATGCCGTCCCCTACCTGTACGAAAGAGAAGGTACCAACTGCGAGAATCTGCCGGAGACACATGAATTCCTCAAGAAACTGCGTAAATTCGTAGATGATAACTGGCCTAATAGAATGCTCCTTGCTGAAGCCAACCAATGGCCAGAGGACGTAGTAGCTTACTTTGGAAATGGCGATGAATGCCATATGGCTTATCACTTCCCGATAATGCCCAGAATGTACATGGCCTTACGCAGGGAGGACCGACATCCGATCACGGAGATACTAAGACGCACTCCCCCCATACCAGAGACATGTCAGTGGGCACTATTCTTGCGTAACCATGATGAGTTGACTCTTGAAATGGTTACCGATGAAGAACGGGATTACATGTATCACGAGTATGCGAAAGACCCCAGGATGCGTCTTAACCTTGGGATAAGGCGTAGGCTGGCACCTCTACTGGACAACAGCGAGAGAAGAATACAACTGATGCACCTGCTTCTCTTTACCCTGCCTGGAACGCCTATCATCTACTACGGAGATGAGATAGGTATGGGGGATAACGTGTATCTGGGAGACAGGGACGGTGTACGTACTCCCATGCAATGGAGCGGAGATCGCAATGCCGGATTTTCAAGAGCTAATCCGCAGGCACTATACCTGCCTCCAATAAGGGATCCGGTATTTACTTATGAAGCTGTTAACGTAGAAGCTCAGGAGCAGGTGCCAACTTCACTCCTGAATTGGATGAAGAGAACAATACAGATAAGGAAAAAGTACCCGGTATTTGGGAGGGGATCCATACGCTTCCTGCAACCATCCAATAGAGCTGTGCTTGCCTATATAAGGCAGTATCAAGATACTACCATCCTCTGTGCGTGTAATCTCTCAAGGTTTTGCCAGGCAGCAGAACTCGACCTGAGCGACTTCAAGGGATTATATCCAGTCGAACTGTATGGGAAGACCGTATTTCCACAGATAGGAGAGCTGCCATACCTGCTTACATTCGGACCACACGTGTTCTATTGGTTCGAGCTAAAACCACAGGAGCAGTTACCGTGA